Within the Bradyrhizobium cosmicum genome, the region TGATGCGGAACGCCATCGGCAGCAGAACGTAGCGATAGCCTTGTATCGTCGTCAGTCCGAGTGCGGTTGCCGCCATCTTCTGCCCGCGCGGCAGCGAACCGATGCCGGCCTGCAATTGCACGGCGACGCGCGCCGACATGAAGAAGCCGATGCCGATCGCGGCGGTCCAGAACGGTGCGTCCGGCAGTTGCTTCAGCCAGGTGCCGGCTGATTTCGGCAGCAATTCCGGCAGCACGAAGAACCACAGGAACAGCTGCACCAGCAGCGGCATGTTGCGGAAGAACTCGACCCAGCAGAAGCCGAACCAGTTGGCGCCCCTGGACGGCAGCGTGCGCATGACGCCGACCAGCGAGCCGAAGATCAGCGCAATGATCCAGGCGAGCACCGCCGTCTTCAGGGTCAGCACCAGTCCCGACAACAGCATGTCGAGATAGGTGCCGGTCCCCATCGGGTTCGGCTCGAAGAAAATTCCCCAGTTCCAGTGGTAGTTCACGTGTCCCCCGCGCGAACGCGCCAATCATAGGTGGCCTCGAAAGAGGTCCTGGGCGCCTATGCAAATGTCCGGCCACTCTGGTGTCAAGAGTGGCCGGACACGATCTCGATCTCCGGGATCGAGGGTCTATCTTACTTGTAGTCGTCCGGGTTCGGCGAATCCGTGGGCTTTGCGAACTCGTTCTTCAGCTCGGCCGAGATCGGGCTGTTGAGGTTGAGGCCCTTCGGCGGGATCTTCTGGGTGAACCACTTGTCGTAGATCTTCTGGCCCTCGCCCGAGGTGTAGAGCGCAGCAGTCGCGGCATCGACCACTTTCTTGAACGGCGCGTCGTCCTTGCGCAGCATGATGCCGTAGGGCTCGGGCTTTGAGAACGCGTCCTTGGAGATGACGTAGTCGTCCGGCGACTTCGAGCCGGCCACGAGGCTCGCGAGCAGGATGTCGTCCATCACGAAGGCGACCGCGCGATCGGTCTCGACCATCAGGAAGGACTCAGCGTGATCCTTGGCCGGGATGATGTTGGCGCCGAGCTTTTTCTCGACGTTGGCCTCGGTGAGCTGCTTGATGTTGGTGGTGCCGGCGGTGGAAACCACCGTCTTGCCCTTGAGGTCGTCGATCGACTTGAGGCCGCTCGACTTCTTGAAGACGTAGCGGCTGGCGGTCAGGAAGTGGGTATTGGTGAAGGCGACCTGCTTCTGGCGCTCGACGTTGTTGGTGGTCGAGCCGCATTCGAGGTCGATGGTGCCGTTGGCCATCAGCGGAATACGGGTCGCCGAGGTCACGGGGTTGAGCTTGACCTCGAGCTTGTCGAGCTTGAGCTCCTTCTTCACGGCGTCGACGATCTTGTAGCAGATGTCCATCGCAAACCCGATGGGCTTCTGGTTGTCGTCGAGATAGGAGAACGGGATCGAGGAGTCGCGGAAGCCCAGCGTGATGGCGCCGGTGTCCTTGATGTTCTTCAGCGTACCGGTCAGCTCCTGCGCTCCGGCCTGGCTGACGGCGAAGGTCGCGGCGAGCGCGAGGCCGATGCTACGGAAATGTTTCACTTTTTTGGTCCCCTTTCAGGATGATGCGGCCCGGATGCAAGCACAGATCGGGCCGGATTAGAATGTGACTTTTGGCTGGGTCACGGTTCAGGTCAGTGGCTCAAGTCAGTGGCCTGGGCAATTCCCCGAGATCCCAGAACAGCCCGGCCATGATCGTCAAGGCCTCTTCGGTCAATGGCAGCAGGATGTGCTCATTGGGCGCATGCTGGGAGCAGCCGGGATAGGAGTGCGGGACCCAGATCGTCGGCAGGCCCAGGATTTCGGAGAAAACGTCGTTGGGCAGCGAGCCGCCGAAATTCGGCAGCACCGCCGGCGGCTTGCCGGTGGTCTCCTGCACCGAGTTCGCCGCCCATTTGATCCACGGGCTGTCGAAATCGGTGCGCGAAGCCGCAAAGCTTTGCGCGGCCCGCACTTCGACCATCGGAAAACCCTTCTCGACCAGATGCGCACGAACGGCATCGACCAGGCCGTCGACCCTGGTGCCGACGACGAAACGCAGCTGCAGCACGGCATTGGCGTGACCGGGAATGGCGTTGGCGGGCTTGTCGATATTGCCTGACGACATCGCCAGCACTTCGAGCGTGTTCCAGGCATAGAGTCGCTCGGCGGCCGACAGCCCTTCCTCGCCCCAGTTCTCCGCGAGCGCCGGCTCGTCCTCGGTCGGCACCACCTGCACGTCGGCAAGATAGCTGCGGATCTGATTGGTGAGCCGCGGCGGCTTCAGCGCATCGAGTTGCAGCCGGCCATGACCGTCGACCAACGCGGAAATGGCGTTGACCAGAATGGTCGCAGGGTTGGCGAGCACGCCGCCCCAATTTCCGGAATGATGGCCGCCATCGCGCAGATTGACGTCGAGATGGATGCGGATGCCGCCGCGGCAACCGAGGAAAAGGGTCGGGCGGTCGGCCGACAGACGCGGCCCGTCGGAGGCCATGAACAGGTCGGCCTTGAGCGCATCGCGATTGAGATCGCAGACCTTGCCGAGATCGGGCGAGCCGATCTCCTCGCCCATCTCGACGATGAACTTGGCGTTGAAGCCGAGCTTGCCGCCGCGGGCGTCGCGCACCGCGCGGAGCGCTGCCATGTTGATGCTGTGCTGACCCTTGTTGTCGGCAGTGCCGCGGCCGTAAAGCCGCGTGCCCGCAACTGTAGTGCGCCAGGGATCGCGGCCGTCGCGCCACTCGCCTTCCATGCCGTCGACGACGTCGCCATGGCCGTAGATCAATACGGTCGGCGCCGTCTCACTCTCGTGATGCTCGGCCAGCAGGAATGGTGCCTTGCCGCTGGGAGATTCGACGATGCGGCTGGTAAAATCCAGCGCCGCGAAGGCGGGCACCATCTCCTGTTCCAGATAGCCGCGCAGCTCCGCGCCGCGCGACGGATTCTGGCTCTCGGTCCGATAAGCGACGCGGCGGTCGAGTTCGGTGAGGAACGCGCCGGATTTGAAATCCTCACGGGCGCGGGAGATGGCGTCGGCTCTGGTCATGATTTGCTTTTCGGACTTCGAGGCGAAGGACCCTACCCGAGATAGGGGGGCCTTCGAAAGTGGTGGGGACCTGGATTGTTCTTGTAGTTCTCTTGTACTTCTCTTGGGATTTCGTTCTTGCTCGCTTGAGATTGACTTGCCATGGGCAGCAGTGCTGCTGATTTCGGCCTTGCCAAGCGCAAGTCTTTCCATTTTTGGCCCTTGCCAAGGGCCAATTATATGCAAGAACTTCGCCAAGTTTGGGCGCACATCTATCACTCGAAAGGCGCTCAGTACAGCGTGCCGGGGGACCTATGGCCAAGCAGATCAGGCTCAACGCCTTTGCGATGAATTGCGTCGCGCACCAGTCACCGGGCCTGTGGACCCATCCGCGCGACCGCACCGCCAATTATAACCGCCTGCCCTACTGGATCGACCTTGCCAAAACGCTGGAGCGCGGCCGCTTCGACGGACTGTTCCTGGCCGACGTGCTCGGCGTCTACGACGTCTATGGCAACAGCCCTGACGCAGCCCTGCGCAATGCAGCGCAGTCGCCATCGAACGACCCGTTGCTGCTGCTCTCGGCGATGGCGGCGGTGACGCAGAATCTCGGCTTCGGCGTCACCAGCAATCTCTCGTTCGAGCCGCCCTACCCGTTCGCGCGGCGGATGTCGACGCTCGATCATCTCACCGAGGGACGGATCGGCTGGAACGTCGTCACCGGCTATCTCGACAGCGCCGCGCGCGGCGCCGGCAGGGACAAGCAGACCGGGCATGACGACCGCTACGACATCGCCGACGAATACATGGAGGTCGTCTACAAGCTCTGGGAAGGAAGCTGGGAGGACGATGCGGTGCTGCGCGACCGGGCGCGCGGCATCTTCACCGATCCCAGCAAGGTTCATCGCGTCAATCATGAAGGTGCGAACTATCGCATCAACAACACCATTCATCTCAGCGAGCCGTCACCGCAGCGCACGCCCGTGCTGTACCAGGCCGGCACCTCGCCGCGCGGCCGGCAGTTCGCGGCCAAGCACGCCGAATGCGTGTTCATGTCGGGACCGTCGGCCAAGATCATCGGGCCGCGCGTCTCCGCGATCCGCCAGGAAGCAGCCGCGATCGGCCGCAACCCGGCGGAAATCCTGATGTTCAACATGATGACGATCATCCTCGGCAACACCGAAGCCGAAGCGGCGGCCAAGTATGCCGATTACCGGTCGCATATCAGCCCGGAAGGCGCGCTCGCCCTGATGTCGGGATGGACCGGCATCGACTTCTCCGGCTACGAGCTCGACCAGCAGGTCCGTCACGTCCAGAACGATGCCGGCCGCAGCGCTCTCGACAACGTCACCCGCGGCGACCCCGACCGCGTCTGGACCGTGCGCGACGTCATCGAACATGTCGGCATCGGCGGCGCCGGCCCCGTCGTGGTCGGCACACCCGAAAGCGTCGCCGACAAGATCGAAGACTGGTTCGAGAAGACCGACGTCGACGGCCTCAACGTCGCGTTTGCGATCTCGCCCGGCGATTTCGAGGACATTGCCGACATGCTGGTGCCGG harbors:
- a CDS encoding amino acid ABC transporter permease, yielding MNYHWNWGIFFEPNPMGTGTYLDMLLSGLVLTLKTAVLAWIIALIFGSLVGVMRTLPSRGANWFGFCWVEFFRNMPLLVQLFLWFFVLPELLPKSAGTWLKQLPDAPFWTAAIGIGFFMSARVAVQLQAGIGSLPRGQKMAATALGLTTIQGYRYVLLPMAFRIILPPLTSEFLNTIKNTAVAITIGLLELTGQARSMQEFSFQVFEAFTAATVLYLLVNAVVVTAMRFLERYVAIPGYITGK
- a CDS encoding amino acid ABC transporter substrate-binding protein is translated as MKHFRSIGLALAATFAVSQAGAQELTGTLKNIKDTGAITLGFRDSSIPFSYLDDNQKPIGFAMDICYKIVDAVKKELKLDKLEVKLNPVTSATRIPLMANGTIDLECGSTTNNVERQKQVAFTNTHFLTASRYVFKKSSGLKSIDDLKGKTVVSTAGTTNIKQLTEANVEKKLGANIIPAKDHAESFLMVETDRAVAFVMDDILLASLVAGSKSPDDYVISKDAFSKPEPYGIMLRKDDAPFKKVVDAATAALYTSGEGQKIYDKWFTQKIPPKGLNLNSPISAELKNEFAKPTDSPNPDDYK
- a CDS encoding M20 family metallopeptidase, producing MTRADAISRAREDFKSGAFLTELDRRVAYRTESQNPSRGAELRGYLEQEMVPAFAALDFTSRIVESPSGKAPFLLAEHHESETAPTVLIYGHGDVVDGMEGEWRDGRDPWRTTVAGTRLYGRGTADNKGQHSINMAALRAVRDARGGKLGFNAKFIVEMGEEIGSPDLGKVCDLNRDALKADLFMASDGPRLSADRPTLFLGCRGGIRIHLDVNLRDGGHHSGNWGGVLANPATILVNAISALVDGHGRLQLDALKPPRLTNQIRSYLADVQVVPTEDEPALAENWGEEGLSAAERLYAWNTLEVLAMSSGNIDKPANAIPGHANAVLQLRFVVGTRVDGLVDAVRAHLVEKGFPMVEVRAAQSFAASRTDFDSPWIKWAANSVQETTGKPPAVLPNFGGSLPNDVFSEILGLPTIWVPHSYPGCSQHAPNEHILLPLTEEALTIMAGLFWDLGELPRPLT
- a CDS encoding LLM class flavin-dependent oxidoreductase, with product MAKQIRLNAFAMNCVAHQSPGLWTHPRDRTANYNRLPYWIDLAKTLERGRFDGLFLADVLGVYDVYGNSPDAALRNAAQSPSNDPLLLLSAMAAVTQNLGFGVTSNLSFEPPYPFARRMSTLDHLTEGRIGWNVVTGYLDSAARGAGRDKQTGHDDRYDIADEYMEVVYKLWEGSWEDDAVLRDRARGIFTDPSKVHRVNHEGANYRINNTIHLSEPSPQRTPVLYQAGTSPRGRQFAAKHAECVFMSGPSAKIIGPRVSAIRQEAAAIGRNPAEILMFNMMTIILGNTEAEAAAKYADYRSHISPEGALALMSGWTGIDFSGYELDQQVRHVQNDAGRSALDNVTRGDPDRVWTVRDVIEHVGIGGAGPVVVGTPESVADKIEDWFEKTDVDGLNVAFAISPGDFEDIADMLVPELTKRGRYKPEYAKGTLREKLFGDGRARLDAPHPAAGYRVGKKG